In Solidesulfovibrio carbinoliphilus subsp. oakridgensis, the sequence CGGGCCGGGGCCCGGCCGAGCCCGCTCTCGCCGGACGCCTATGCCACGGAAAACGCCGTCTACTTCACCAAGGGCAACCTGTACGTGGAGCTAGTGGCCGACCGGGACGACGCCGCCACCGGCCAGGGCCTCGCCGCCCTGGGCGCGGCCCTGGCCGCCGCGCTCCCCGGCGACGGCCCGGCCGTGGCCGGGCACCCCGGCCCGGTGGACGAGAAGACGCTTTTCCCCAAGGACGGCCTGGACCTCCAGAGTATCAGGCTGGCCGCCTCGGACGCCATGGGCCTGGCCGGATTCTCCAACGTCTACACGGCCGAATACGCCCTGCCCCAGGGCGCGGCCACGGCCTTCCTGGCCCGGCGGGCCACCCCGGCCGAGGCGGCCCGGGACGCCAAAACCTTTGCCGGATTCATCGCCCAAAACGGCTACGTCCCCGAAACCGCCCCGGGACTGCCGGACGGCGCAACGCTCCTCGTCGCCGACGGCTCCTACGAGATCGTGTGGGCCAAAGGAACGCTTGTGGCCGGGGTCCACGACGCGGTCAGCCGGGAGGCGGCCCTGGCCCTGGCGACCCGGCTGGCGGCCAGTCTCCCTGATTTCAAGGACGTGAAGTGATGCGCGATTACGATGCCGGGCAGAGTGCCCCGTTTCCGGAAGACCGGGAAACCGGGGAACGCCTCAACCGCCGGGACTTTCTGCGCCGCCTGGCCGGGGCCTCGGCCGTGGCCGTGGCGGCCGGGGGGCTCGGCCTGGCCCTGTACGACGCCAAGGGGCCGGCCGCCGGGGTCGGCGGCAAGGTGCTGAACACGCTCGGGGATTTCTCCGTGCCGGCCCCGGCCGCGGGCAAGCCGCGTCTGGCCGAGGTCCACGGCACGGACCGCCGGGCCATGTTCGCGGCCGGGGTCAAAAGCCTTGGCGGCATGGAGGCCTTCGTCTCCCGGGGCGATGTGGTGCTTTTAAAAGTCAACGCCGCCTTTGCCTCGCCGCCGCTTTTGGGGGCCACCACCCACCCGGACCTGCTCGCGGCCGTGGCCACGGCCTGCCGGGAGGCCGGGGCGGCCAGGATCCTGGTCACGGACAACCCGATCAACAATCCGGACAGCTGTTTCGAGGTCTCGGGTCTCTCGGGCGCGGCCCGGGCCGGCGGCGCGGACATCGTCCTTCCCCGGCCGGCCCTTTTTTCGCCCCTGACCCTGCCCGGGGGAAAGCTCCTGACCGACTGGCCGGTCCTTGCCGGCGCCTTTGCCGGCGTGACCAAGGTCATCGCCCTGGCCCCGGTCAAGGACCACCAGCGGGCCGGCGCCTCCATGAGCCTCAAGAACTTCTACGGCCTGCTCGGCGGCCGGCGAAACATCTTCCACCAGGACATCAACGGCGTCATCGCCGAACTGGGGCGGCTTCTGCGCCCGACCCTGTGTGTCCTCGACGGGACCTCCAGCATGATGACCAACGGCCCGACCGGCGGGTCGCTGTCCGACCTCAAGGCCACGGGCACCATGATCCTGTCCGCCGACCCGGTGGCGGCGGACACGGTCGGGGTGACGCTTCTTTCCCGGGCCCCGGCCGACCTGCCCTATCTGCGGCTGGCCGCGGCGGCCGGGGTCGGCACCACGGACGTGGCCTCGCTTTTTCCCGTCACCGTCCACACCGAACCGGCGGCAGGGTAGGGAGAGCCATGCGCATCGTCACCGCCCGTCGCATCAGCCAGGGCTTTTTCCTGGTTCTGTTCCTCTGGTTCTGCGTGGTGGCCACGGTCGGGGACCGGTTCTGGCAGTTGCGCGGCTGGCCCGTGAACTGGCTCCTCTGGCTCGATCCCCTGACCGCCCT encodes:
- a CDS encoding DUF6599 family protein, with protein sequence MGPKRSRIGRGERTAAWTVLALLVAAAVWIGLAQSRLSPAVAVALAPPRPVGTVAGAAGGRVLATAGYLGDLPGAVPATPVASYDPDTLSDRIDGKAELYLAAGFKEMSTRAYRLAGGARVDAWIYAQTSPSGAFAVLSGQRRAGARPSPLSPDAYATENAVYFTKGNLYVELVADRDDAATGQGLAALGAALAAALPGDGPAVAGHPGPVDEKTLFPKDGLDLQSIRLAASDAMGLAGFSNVYTAEYALPQGAATAFLARRATPAEAARDAKTFAGFIAQNGYVPETAPGLPDGATLLVADGSYEIVWAKGTLVAGVHDAVSREAALALATRLAASLPDFKDVK
- a CDS encoding DUF362 domain-containing protein is translated as MRDYDAGQSAPFPEDRETGERLNRRDFLRRLAGASAVAVAAGGLGLALYDAKGPAAGVGGKVLNTLGDFSVPAPAAGKPRLAEVHGTDRRAMFAAGVKSLGGMEAFVSRGDVVLLKVNAAFASPPLLGATTHPDLLAAVATACREAGAARILVTDNPINNPDSCFEVSGLSGAARAGGADIVLPRPALFSPLTLPGGKLLTDWPVLAGAFAGVTKVIALAPVKDHQRAGASMSLKNFYGLLGGRRNIFHQDINGVIAELGRLLRPTLCVLDGTSSMMTNGPTGGSLSDLKATGTMILSADPVAADTVGVTLLSRAPADLPYLRLAAAAGVGTTDVASLFPVTVHTEPAAG